Genomic segment of Chloroflexota bacterium:
GCCGCGCAGCTACCAGGCGTTGGACCGCCTGGTGGCCGACCCCGCGCAGGCCGACTGGCTGCTCTTCACCAGCCGCAATGCCGTGCGCTACTTCGTGCAGCGCAGCCGGCGGCTGCGGCGACCCCGGGCCGTGCCCGACGGAGTTAAGGTCGGGGTGGTCGGTCCGGCGACGCGCGCCGCGTGCGCTCGGGCCGGCATCGACGTGGACCTGGAGTCGTCGGGACGCAGCGGCCACGATCTGGCCCAAGAGGTCATGGCATGCGCTGAACCCGCAGCCGCCGTCGTGGTCGTGCAAGCCGAGGACGGGCGGCCCGATGCGACCGAGTTGCTCACGATGGCTGGATTTCAGGCGCGGTCGATAGCGGCGTACCGCACCCGAAACGCCAGGGTGCCGGCGGCGGTGGCGGAGGCCATCAAGGACGGCGAGGTCGATGCGCTGGCCTTCGCCAGCCCATCGAGCGTCGTCAGCTTCGCCATCGCGCTCGGCGGCCTAGGCAAGGCGGCGGCGTCGGTTCGGATTGCGGTCATCGGGCAGACCACGGCGGATGCCTGCCGGCGCGCCGGACGCGCACCCGACGCCGTGGCACCGGAGTCCTCCGCGGCGGCGCTCGCCGATGCCGTCGCCGAAGTCGTGCAGACGGCGGGGGCCGCCTGATGGCTGCTGACGAGTCGCGACCTGAAGCCTGGACGCCGCCGGTCGTGCGCCCGCGCCGGCTGCGCGCCACCGCGTCTCTGCGCCGGATGCTCCGCGAGACGCGGCTCTCGGTCGACCAGTTCGTCTACCCGCTGTTCGTCGCCCCCGGCAGCGACATCGTCGAACCCATCGACGCCATGCCAGGGCAGTTCCTGCGCTCGGTCGATCGCGTCGTGGACGAGGCGCGCCGCGTCGCGGCGCTGGGAATCCCTGCCGTTCTGCTGTTCGGTCGCGCCGCCGCCAAAGACGCGCGGGGCAGTGAGTCATCATCGCCGAACGGCGCCGTGCAACGCGCCGTGGAGGCCATCAAGGCCGCGTCGCCGGAGCTGACGGTGATAACCGACGTGTGCCTCTGCGCCTATACCGACCACGGGCACTGCGGCATCGTCGACGGCGAGCAGATCGACAACGATCGGTCCGTGGCGCGCATCGTGGACACGGCGCTGTCGCACGCGGACGCGGGCGCGGACCTGGTGGCGCCGTCCGACATGATGGACGGCCGCGTGGCGGCCATCCGGGCGGCCCTCGACGCCGCCGGACACGCCGACGTGGGAATCCTGGCCTACGCGGCCAAGGCCGCCAGCGCCTTCTACGGACCGTTTCGCGAGGCGGCCGACTCGGCGCCCGCATTCGGCGACCGCCGCAGCTATCAGCTGGACCCCGCGAACGCGCGTGAGGCCCTGCGCGAGGTCGAGTTGGACGTGGCCGAAGGCGCCGACATCGTCATGGTCAAGCCGGCGCTGGTGAACCTCGACATCGTGGCGCGCGTGCGCGACCGCGTCACGGTGCCGGTGGCCGCCTACTTCGTCAGCGGGGAGTACGCCGCCATCAAGGCCGCCGCCGCCCAGGGCTGGCTCGACGAACGCGCCGCGGCGCTCGAAGCCCTCACCGCCATCGTCCGGGCGGGCGCGCAGATCGTCGTGACCTACTTCGCGCCGGATGCGGCCCAATGGCTCCGCGACGAGGAGATGCGCGACTGACCGCAAGCGCCTGGCGGGGCATCGCCATGTCGGTGACCGCGGCCTTGCTCTTCATGTGGAGCGGCGCCGTTACCCGGCTCACCGTCCCGGCGTCGCCGGCCGTGGTGACGTTCGGTCGCCTGGCGGTCGCGGTGGCGGTGGTGCTCCTCATCACCATGGCGCTGCGCCGCCCGCTGCGGCCGGCGCTCAGTCTGCGCCACGCCGTGCTCGGGGTGACGCTGTATCTGCACTTCTACCTGTTCACCGTGGCCGCGCAGACCTCCACCGTCGCCCACGCGCTGTCCATCACCTATACGGCCCCCATATTCGTCGCCGCCGGCTCGGCGCTGCTGCTGCGCGAGCCGCCCTCGCGAATCCAGCTGGCCGGCGTTGCCGCCGCCATTGTGGGGATCGGCATCCTCGCCGGCTTCGATCCGGGCGAGCCCGGCGTCTCGCTGCTCGGCGACCTGGCGGCGCTGGGATCGGCCGTCACCTTGGCG
This window contains:
- a CDS encoding uroporphyrinogen-III synthase — protein: MSRQPRVVVTRPQDAADDLVLRLEALGFEVVHVPAIEIGPPRSYQALDRLVADPAQADWLLFTSRNAVRYFVQRSRRLRRPRAVPDGVKVGVVGPATRAACARAGIDVDLESSGRSGHDLAQEVMACAEPAAAVVVVQAEDGRPDATELLTMAGFQARSIAAYRTRNARVPAAVAEAIKDGEVDALAFASPSSVVSFAIALGGLGKAAASVRIAVIGQTTADACRRAGRAPDAVAPESSAAALADAVAEVVQTAGAA
- the hemB gene encoding porphobilinogen synthase, with the protein product MAADESRPEAWTPPVVRPRRLRATASLRRMLRETRLSVDQFVYPLFVAPGSDIVEPIDAMPGQFLRSVDRVVDEARRVAALGIPAVLLFGRAAAKDARGSESSSPNGAVQRAVEAIKAASPELTVITDVCLCAYTDHGHCGIVDGEQIDNDRSVARIVDTALSHADAGADLVAPSDMMDGRVAAIRAALDAAGHADVGILAYAAKAASAFYGPFREAADSAPAFGDRRSYQLDPANAREALREVELDVAEGADIVMVKPALVNLDIVARVRDRVTVPVAAYFVSGEYAAIKAAAAQGWLDERAAALEALTAIVRAGAQIVVTYFAPDAAQWLRDEEMRD
- a CDS encoding DMT family transporter; translation: MAPRRGDARLTASAWRGIAMSVTAALLFMWSGAVTRLTVPASPAVVTFGRLAVAVAVVLLITMALRRPLRPALSLRHAVLGVTLYLHFYLFTVAAQTSTVAHALSITYTAPIFVAAGSALLLREPPSRIQLAGVAAAIVGIGILAGFDPGEPGVSLLGDLAALGSAVTLAAYVLAGRWLRRANPLETYVSGVYGWAALAALPGAAVTLDVVALGDAWLWIALLGIGPLAVGHTLINAALRRLPATVPNVIAAQEVPAGVLIGIWLVQEVPGPTTLIGGLVALGGVIAVIAGTPDSRGRSASPA